From a region of the Panicum virgatum strain AP13 chromosome 2K, P.virgatum_v5, whole genome shotgun sequence genome:
- the LOC120683015 gene encoding serine/threonine-protein kinase UCNL-like, with product MPLTTTPPMEIDLDAVRAARVLGRGAMGTVFLVGGGGGEPYALKVFDKHSPASAAAAAAAAASRPAASAGADAARRARWEVTVLSRLAHPHLPSLLGCAETPDLLAWALPYCPGGDLNELRHAQPDRVFSPAAIRFYVAELVSALAELHAAGIAYRDLKPENVLLRADGHVTLTDFDLSRQLPPRSPPASTSTSSSCSATSSPPPPQAPSHGRAQYHHHLKRIFKRSESAVAASTSGQEEEPRNLAWYLNRSVDGGGDQVKKVKSARVSPMGRDKKLASLCSAAAGERSFSFVGTEEYVAPEVVRGDGHEFAVDWWALGVLVYEMSHGRTPFRGRNRKETFRNVLLREPEFSADARRRWPELTDLITRLLEKDPSRRLGFAGGADEVRAHPFFAGVAWDLLGEVSRPPYIPPPTDDTAACEGFSVVEYFDNLHQPPPSPAEHSPEEELVPEF from the coding sequence ATGCCACTGACGACGACGCCACCCATGGAGATCGACCTGGACGccgtgcgcgcggcgcgcgtgctgggccgcgGCGCCATGGGCACGGTGTTCCtcgtcgggggcggcggcggggagccctaCGCGCTCAAGGTCTTCGACAAGCACTCccccgcgtcggcggcggcggcggcggcggcggcggcgtcgaggccggCCGCGAGCGCgggcgccgacgccgcgcggcgcgcgcggtgggAGGTGACCGTGCTGTCGCGCCTGGCGCACCCGCACCTGCCGTCCCTGCTCGGCTGCGCCGAGACGCCCGACCTGCTGGCGTGGGCGCTGCCCTACTGCCCCGGCGGGGACCTCAACGAGCTCCGCCACGCGCAGCCCGACCGCGTGTTCTCGCCCGCGGCCATCAGGTTCTACGTCGCCGAGCTGGTTTCCGCGCTCGCGGAGCTCCACGCCGCCGGGATCGCGTACCGCGACCTCAAGCCCGAGAACGTCCTGCTGCGCGCCGACGGCCACGTCACGCTCACCGACTTCGACCTCTCGCGGCAGCTCCCGCCCCGGTCGCCCCccgcgtccacgtccacctcgTCGTCGTGCTCCGcgacgtcctcgccgccgccgcctcaggcACCGAGCCACGGGCGGGCCCAGTACCACCACCACCTGAAGCGCATCTTCAAGAGGAGCGAGTCCGCGGTGGCCGCGTCAACTTCCGGGCAGGAGGAAGAGCCGCGCAACCTCGCCTGGTACCTCAACAGAAGCGTCGACGGAGGCGGCGATCAGGTGAAGAAGGTCAAGTCGGCGAGGGTGTCGCCGATGGGCCGCGACAAGAAGCTCGCGAGCCTCTgctcggccgcggcgggcgagcgGTCCTTCTCGTTCGTGGGCACGGAGGAGTACGTGGCGCCGGAGGTGGTGCGCGGCGACGGGCACGAATTCGCCGTCGACTGGTGGGCGCTCGGGGTGCTCGTCTACGAGATGTCCCACGGGCGGACGCCGTTCAGAGGCCGGAACCGGAAGGAGACGTTCCGGAACGTGCTGCTCCGGGAGCCCGAGTTCTCAgcggacgcgcggcggcggtggccggagctCACGGACCTCATCACCAGGCTTCTGGAGAAGGATCCATCCAGGCGTCTGGggttcgccggcggcgccgacgaggtcCGAGCGCACCCGTTTTTCGCCGGGGTGGCGTGGGATCTTCTCGGAGAGGTGTCCCGGCCGCCTTACATTCCCCCGCCGACCGACGACACTGCCGCCTGCGAGGGCTTCAGCGTGGTGGAGTACTTCGATAATCTTCACCAGCCTCCACCGTCGCCGGCGGAGCATTCGCCGGAGGAAGAGCTTGTGCCGGAATTCTGA